The Nitrospira tepida genome includes a window with the following:
- a CDS encoding glycosyltransferase family 4 protein, with product MRIAQVAPLWESVPPQRYGGTERIVSYITEELVRQGHDVTLFASGDSVTQARLESICPQALRLNSGIFNRDAPMMMLLERGFGAPAGTFDLIHSHVDFLGFPVARRSATPVLTTLHGRQDLPELAPVFREFSDMPLISISDAQRRPLPWANWLGTVHHGLPEDLYSYHPTPGKYLAFLGRISPEKCPEQAIEVAKRVGMPLRIAAKVDPADRDFFKAKVEPLMDHPLVEFLGEITDQEKNQFIGEAYALVCPYDWPEPFGLVLIEALACGTPVLAYRRGSIPEIIEDGVTGFISENIGEMAASVTRVDSIDRARCRAAFDQRFTARRMAQDYVKCYERLIEARYVTAEVQPSNGRHSVSLVGR from the coding sequence ATGAGAATCGCGCAGGTCGCACCACTGTGGGAAAGTGTCCCGCCGCAACGGTATGGAGGGACCGAACGGATCGTCTCCTATATTACTGAAGAACTGGTTCGCCAGGGCCATGATGTCACCCTCTTTGCGAGCGGAGATTCTGTGACCCAAGCGCGGCTGGAATCGATTTGTCCGCAGGCCCTCCGATTGAACAGCGGGATCTTCAATCGGGACGCTCCGATGATGATGCTGTTGGAACGGGGGTTCGGCGCCCCCGCCGGAACCTTTGACCTCATTCACTCGCATGTGGACTTCCTCGGGTTCCCTGTCGCTCGGCGAAGCGCCACTCCGGTCCTGACCACCTTGCATGGACGGCAGGATCTTCCCGAGCTCGCTCCGGTCTTTCGTGAATTTTCCGACATGCCGTTGATCTCAATTTCGGATGCGCAGCGGAGGCCATTGCCCTGGGCCAATTGGCTCGGGACGGTCCATCACGGGTTGCCGGAGGACCTGTACTCATACCATCCGACGCCCGGAAAGTACCTGGCCTTCTTGGGGCGTATTTCCCCTGAAAAGTGCCCCGAGCAGGCGATCGAAGTCGCCAAGCGCGTCGGTATGCCCCTTCGGATCGCCGCCAAGGTCGATCCCGCCGACCGGGACTTCTTCAAGGCCAAGGTGGAACCGCTCATGGACCACCCGTTGGTGGAGTTCCTGGGGGAGATCACGGACCAAGAAAAAAATCAGTTCATCGGCGAGGCCTACGCCCTGGTCTGCCCCTACGACTGGCCCGAGCCGTTCGGGCTCGTGTTGATCGAGGCCCTGGCCTGCGGCACGCCCGTGCTGGCCTACCGCCGCGGCTCGATTCCGGAAATCATCGAAGACGGCGTGACCGGGTTCATCTCCGAGAACATCGGGGAAATGGCCGCGTCTGTGACCCGGGTGGACTCCATCGACCGGGCCCGTTGCCGGGCCGCGTTCGACCAGCGGTTCACCGCGCGGCGCATGGCGCAGGATTACGTCAAGTGCTATGAGCGATTAATTGAGGCCAGGTATGTGACCGCGGAGGTGCAGCCGAGTAACGGCCGACATTCGGTGTCGCTGGTGGGGCGTTAA
- a CDS encoding amylo-alpha-1,6-glucosidase: MDSIIRVKDQFYIHADSSLVDNRTHVLKQGDSFAVFDRYGDIKPVGKFSHGLYHDGTRHLSRLEVFVGGARPILLSSAVGEDNIVLTVDLTNTDLDLEDQARARRGTFHLFRSAFLWGGGCHEQFRLVNYGVDPARISLAVKFDADFVDIFEVRGVRRRRRGKRLRSIVKSDSVQLLYQGLDGVVRRTGLHWHPTPQALSESEARFDLSLKPKEEVSLTLAVRCEQAEQKAAVWRYHQAWEQAKHDLASRMGEDCEIVTSHDWFNEWLDRSRRDLHMMVSETPHGPYPYAGVPWFSAPFGRDGIITALEYLWVNPSIAKGVLGYLAATQAKETVPEQDAEPGKILHESRKGEMAALGEVPFGSYYGSVDSTPLFIMLAGAYFERTGDRNFIETLWPNLDAAMRWIDTYGDADRDGFVEYARRSSRGLVQQGWKDSYDAVFHDDGRMAESPIALCEVQGYVYAAKRSAAACASALGKKETGAVLLRQAEVLKQRFHQAFWSDHLSSYALALDGEKRPCLVKTSNPGHCLFTEIVGDRHAGRLVQSLVEKDLFSGWGIRTVAADQARYSPMSYHNGSVWPHDNAIIAMGLARYGHTDAAVKILRALFDASQYFDLHRLPELFCGFERRPGQGPSLYPVACSPQAWSAASVFLLLAACLGLTVRATEHRIVFHRPLLPEFLREVHLRHLRVGAMSVDLVLTRSKDTVRVEALRNEGGVDIVIVK, translated from the coding sequence GTGGATTCGATCATCCGCGTCAAGGATCAGTTTTACATTCACGCCGACTCGTCGCTCGTCGATAACCGGACGCACGTGCTCAAGCAGGGGGACTCCTTTGCGGTGTTCGACCGGTACGGGGACATCAAGCCGGTCGGGAAGTTCTCGCACGGCCTCTACCATGACGGCACCAGGCACCTCTCCCGTCTCGAAGTCTTCGTGGGAGGCGCCCGTCCTATCCTACTCAGCTCGGCGGTGGGGGAGGACAATATCGTGCTCACGGTGGATCTCACGAACACCGATTTGGATCTGGAAGACCAGGCCAGGGCCCGCCGGGGCACCTTCCATTTGTTTCGCTCGGCCTTTCTCTGGGGCGGCGGGTGCCACGAGCAATTCCGCCTGGTGAACTACGGCGTCGACCCGGCTCGGATCTCGCTCGCCGTGAAATTCGACGCGGATTTCGTCGACATCTTCGAGGTGCGCGGCGTGCGTCGGCGGCGCAGAGGCAAGCGGCTGCGCTCGATCGTCAAGTCCGACAGCGTGCAGTTGCTCTACCAAGGGCTCGATGGGGTCGTCCGCCGCACCGGATTGCACTGGCACCCCACCCCGCAGGCCCTATCCGAATCGGAGGCCCGCTTCGATCTTTCGTTGAAACCGAAAGAAGAGGTGTCGCTGACGTTGGCGGTCCGCTGCGAGCAAGCCGAGCAGAAGGCGGCCGTCTGGCGCTATCACCAGGCATGGGAACAGGCCAAGCATGACCTGGCCAGCCGCATGGGCGAGGATTGCGAAATCGTGACGTCCCATGATTGGTTCAACGAGTGGCTCGATCGGTCCCGGCGCGATCTCCACATGATGGTGTCGGAGACTCCGCACGGCCCCTATCCCTACGCGGGAGTGCCCTGGTTCAGCGCGCCCTTCGGGCGGGACGGGATCATCACCGCGCTGGAGTATCTCTGGGTGAATCCCTCCATCGCCAAAGGGGTGCTCGGCTATCTGGCCGCGACCCAGGCCAAGGAGACGGTGCCGGAACAGGATGCGGAGCCGGGCAAGATCCTGCACGAGAGCCGCAAGGGGGAAATGGCCGCCCTCGGCGAGGTGCCGTTCGGTTCCTATTACGGCAGCGTGGACTCGACGCCGTTGTTCATCATGTTGGCGGGGGCCTATTTCGAACGGACCGGCGATCGGAATTTCATCGAAACGCTCTGGCCGAATCTCGACGCGGCGATGCGGTGGATCGACACCTACGGCGATGCGGACCGGGACGGATTTGTGGAGTATGCCAGGCGTTCGTCGCGCGGACTCGTCCAGCAAGGATGGAAGGACTCGTACGATGCTGTCTTTCACGACGACGGCAGGATGGCCGAGTCGCCGATCGCGCTCTGTGAGGTGCAGGGCTATGTCTATGCGGCCAAGCGCAGCGCGGCGGCCTGTGCGTCCGCGTTGGGGAAGAAGGAAACCGGCGCCGTCTTGCTCCGCCAGGCCGAGGTATTGAAGCAGCGGTTTCATCAGGCGTTCTGGTCCGATCACCTGTCCAGTTACGCGCTGGCGCTCGACGGCGAGAAGCGCCCTTGTCTGGTCAAGACGTCCAATCCAGGGCATTGTCTCTTTACCGAGATTGTCGGGGACCGGCATGCGGGGCGGCTTGTGCAATCGTTGGTCGAGAAAGACTTGTTTTCAGGATGGGGGATCCGAACGGTAGCGGCGGACCAGGCGCGATACAGCCCGATGTCCTACCACAACGGGTCGGTCTGGCCCCATGATAATGCGATCATCGCCATGGGGCTGGCCCGCTACGGGCATACCGACGCGGCGGTGAAGATTTTGCGGGCCCTGTTCGACGCCTCGCAATATTTCGATCTGCATCGGCTGCCGGAATTGTTTTGCGGGTTCGAGCGCCGGCCCGGCCAAGGTCCCAGCCTGTACCCCGTGGCCTGTTCGCCGCAAGCCTGGAGCGCGGCCTCGGTCTTCTTGCTGCTGGCCGCCTGTTTGGGGCTCACGGTGCGGGCGACGGAGCATCGGATTGTGTTTCATCGTCCGCTGTTGCCGGAATTTTTGCGCGAAGTGCATCTTCGCCATCTGCGCGTCGGCGCCATGTCCGTGGATCTCGTGCTGACGCGATCGAAGGATACGGTTCGAGTGGAAGCCTTGCGTAATGAGGGCGGAGTGGACATCGTGATCGTCAAGTAG